In Deltaproteobacteria bacterium GWC2_55_46, a single window of DNA contains:
- a CDS encoding preprotein translocase subunit SecE: MEKLDKAKEFFNESKQELKKVTWPTKQQTVTSTWVVLAVTFVLAIFLGLVDLVFSKLVGLILK; encoded by the coding sequence ATGGAAAAATTAGACAAGGCTAAAGAATTTTTTAACGAGTCCAAGCAGGAGCTCAAGAAGGTTACCTGGCCCACGAAGCAGCAGACGGTAACCTCCACATGGGTGGTCCTCGCGGTCACGTTCGTGCTGGCCATATTCCTCGGCCTTGTCGACCTGGTCTTTTCAAAACTGGTCGGCTTAATCTTGAAGTGA
- a CDS encoding 50S ribosomal protein L33 — translation MRDIITLACTECKRRNYSTTKNKKTTPDRLELKKYCKFCQKHMVHRETK, via the coding sequence ATGAGGGACATAATCACTCTCGCCTGCACCGAATGCAAGCGCAGAAACTATTCGACTACAAAAAACAAGAAGACCACGCCTGACAGGCTTGAGCTCAAGAAGTACTGCAAGTTCTGTCAGAAGCACATGGTGCACAGGGAAACCAAGTAA
- a CDS encoding transcription termination/antitermination factor NusG — protein MGKKWYVVHTYSGYENKVKAALDEKIKAVGKEDLFGEVLVPSEKVVDMVKGVKRTTSRKFFPGYILINMVLNDETWHLVKDIPKVTGFVGGQEAPPTISEEDVRKITRQMEEGAVKPKPKVSFDRGENVRVIDGPFTNFAGVVEEAKPEKGKLRVLVSIFGRATPVELDFVQVEKA, from the coding sequence ATGGGGAAAAAGTGGTACGTAGTGCATACCTATTCAGGGTATGAGAACAAGGTCAAGGCCGCGCTCGATGAGAAGATAAAGGCGGTCGGCAAGGAGGACCTGTTCGGAGAGGTGCTGGTTCCTTCCGAGAAGGTCGTGGACATGGTCAAAGGGGTAAAAAGGACCACCTCGCGCAAGTTCTTCCCCGGTTACATCCTGATTAATATGGTGCTTAACGACGAGACCTGGCACCTGGTAAAGGATATACCCAAGGTCACAGGCTTTGTGGGCGGGCAGGAAGCGCCCCCGACGATCTCCGAGGAGGATGTCCGCAAGATAACCCGCCAGATGGAAGAAGGGGCGGTAAAGCCCAAGCCCAAGGTGAGCTTCGACAGGGGCGAGAACGTGAGGGTCATAGACGGCCCCTTTACAAACTTTGCCGGGGTAGTCGAGGAAGCGAAGCCCGAGAAGGGCAAATTAAGGGTGCTCGTAAGCATCTTTGGCAGGGCCACACCGGTTGAGCTCGATTTCGTCCAGGTAGAGAAGGCTTGA